A window of the Torulaspora globosa chromosome 6, complete sequence genome harbors these coding sequences:
- the CSA1 gene encoding Csa1p (ancestral locus Anc_7.531), whose amino-acid sequence MLESVKKYVGEVLSSDPRKRDFGDLEEVKRRRQRQSPMGQRNRVKLGGRSRIKTHANFAGNGSRRMPRKERMIRYSEGAGANARIREPAGGLKAVWKSLKTFFSSEDQDLGLMQKACTNLDSMVSPSKRLSGAEERRQLKERIARSEAFKRKVLQVKYDSEMLKELRVGRSRQRADETAAHNLSDDQVTLLQKKIAHLESELKNSREDLRITQKRLKFANEKNALLESLLDDANIDREYVKSRRDIKNIQRDNLIPESELPPSPRRAVNPLYTSSPMRNGSKDESAAATDFYSKYPKIPETEALAKNQKNDSLSPIRIDYSKYSM is encoded by the coding sequence ATGCTGGAATCTGTGAAGAAGTATGTTGGAGAGGTGCTGAGCAGTGACCCTCGAAAGAGGGACTTCGGAGATCTAGAAGAGGtgaaaaggagaagacAGAGGCAGAGCCCCATGGGTCAAAGAAATAGAGTGAAGTTGGGGGGTAGAAGTAGGATCAAGACACATGCTAACTTTGCTGGCAATGGTAGCAGACGGATGCCCAGAAAAGAGCGGATGATACGATACAGTGAGGGCGCGGGAGCGAATGCGAGGATTAGGGAACCCGCAGGTGGCCTAAAGGCCGTCTGGAAGTCCCTGaagactttcttctccagtgAGGACCAGGACCTGGGCCTCATGCAGAAAGCTTGCACCAATCTTGACTCCATGGTGTCACCGAGCAAGCGGCTGTCAGGAGCCGAGGAAAGGAGGCAGTTGAAGGAAAGAATCGCCAGGAGCGAGGCATTCAAGAGGAAAGTGCTGCAAGTGAAGTACGACAGCGAAATGCTCAAGGAGCTTCGAGTCGGCAGGTCTCGACAGAGAGCCGACGAGACCGCCGCACATAACCTCAGCGACGACCAAGTTActctgctgcagaagaagatcgcCCACCTAGAAAGCGAGCTCAAGAACTCGCGGGAAGACCTTCGAATAACCCAGAAGAGACTGAAATTCGCTAACGAGAAGAACGCTTTGCTAGAGTCCCTGCTGGACGACGCAAACATAGACAGAGAATACGTCAAGTCTAGAAGAGATATCAAGAACATACAACGGGACAACCTGATACCGGAAAGCGAGCTACCGCCCTCGCCAAGACGCGCGGTGAACCCACTGTACACCTCGAGCCCGATGCGTAACGGGTCGAAAGATGAGTCCGCTGCCGCCACAGACTTCTACAGCAAGTATCCCAAGATCCCTGAAACTGAAGCACTCGCCAAGAACCAAAAGAACGACTCTCTATCGCCCATTAGAATCGACTATTCCAAGTATTCTATGTGA
- the DPB2 gene encoding DNA polymerase epsilon noncatalytic subunit (ancestral locus Anc_7.532) translates to MLNSGNVLPVKIHPPLLRPMAYRVLSKKYGLNIKSDGLVALADVVGSMFGMHWKKNADTVRFLETFALVWRQQERGLFVDEQGVADVVNEMKERERANEPVPVVESTNKVRNVTIDGMLVKDTQRVSEGESEAAVLVEDSEQQASSVSDLANDQIANEEHLDWRNYFKVINAADQAKVSYDPVKLTFVFTPARRDHNSDFGASLASRICDTNASARVFPNRFHLVRNKVMRNENFQDMDDFNPLSSIVAIQRDLDKSSASVSAAMSITQIKNLLGRDGQNFLLLGLLSRNSKGHWCMEDPSGCIEIDISQTLPTGGLYYVPGCIVLVEGIYFTVGNKFHVSSITHPPGEKREQTLEAIGNLDLLGLHGQTSSNYISRLDNELKIRLYYLEKELTDHRIVLLGGDIFLDEMDTMQALRKVLTPLDDDPPTMIVFHGSFTAVPVHASMNSKNISSTVQYRNNFDELADLISQFENIAEASTLVFVPGVNDAWGSMVSMGAAHILPQQPVPSRFTHKLRKVCRKIIFASNPARMAYLSQEIVIIRDDITERFKRHSVPFPMEILAQSHDKSANPEVTAIRQLIKADDQLPMKVRESRKLVKTVLDQGHLSPFLTSIRPIAWSNDNALTLHPIPSTLIFCDTTAPRFDLTYNGCKALNPGKFMIGRRARYIEYNPSMKKASMEEVFF, encoded by the coding sequence ATGCTGAACTCTGGGAATGTTCTACCTGTCAAGATCCATCCTCCTCTTTTGAGGCCGATGGCATACCGGGTTCTGTCGAAGAAGTACGGTTTGAACATTAAATCTGATGGTCTGGTGGCGTTAGCTGACGTGGTTGGCAGCATGTTTGGGATGcattggaagaagaacGCAGATACCGTGCGGTTTCTGGAGACATTTGCGTTGGTTTGGAGGCAGCAAGAGCGGGGCCTTTTCGTGGATGAGCAAGGTGTGGCAGATGTGGTGAATGAGATGAAGGAACGAGAGCGGGCTAATGAGCCTGTACCCGTGGTGGAGTCTACCAACAAAGTTCGAAATGTCACCATTGATGGCATGCTTGTCAAGGACACTCAGCGAGTGTCAGAAGGGGAATCAGAAGCTGCAGTTTTGGTGGAGGACTCTGAGCAACAGGCAAGCAGTGTTAGCGATCTCGCAAACGATCAAATTGCCAACGAGGAGCACCTCGACTGGAGAAACTACTTTAAGGTAATCAATGCGGCAGATCAGGCCAAAGTTTCGTACGATCCGGTGAAGTTGACATTCGTCTTTACGCCCGCTAGACGCGACCACAACAGCGACTTTGGAGCATCGCTAGCTAGTCGAATATGTGATACAAACGCCAGTGCAAGAGTGTTTCCCAATAGGTTCCATTTGGTCCGGAATAAAGTTATGAGGAATGAAAATTTCCAGGACATGGACGACTTCAATCCTCTATCTTCGATTGTGGCGATACAGCGGGATCTTGACAAGTCTTCGGCAAGTGTCTCGGCAGCCATGTCGATAACCCAGATTAAAAACCTGTTGGGACGTGACGGACAGAATTTTCTGTTGCTTGGCCTGCTAAGCCGAAACTCTAAAGGACACTGGTGTATGGAAGATCCCTCAGGTTGCATAGAAATTGATATCAGCCAGACATTGCCAACGGGCGGATTATATTACGTACCAGGCTGCATTGTGCTAGTGGAGGGAATATACTTTACTGTGGGCAACAAATTCCATGTCTCATCTATCACGCACCCACCAGGCGAAAAGAGAGAGCAAACTCTCGAAGCGATTGGAAATCTCGATTTGCTCGGATTGCATGGGCAGACAAGCTCTAACTATATCTCTAGGCTTGACAATGAACTGAAAATTAGACTGTATTACCTTGAGAAAGAGTTGACAGATCACCGAATAGTGCTCCTTGGTGGTGACATCTTTCTGGATGAGATGGACACAATGCAGGCTCTTAGAAAGGTGCTGACTCCCCTCGATGATGACCCTCCAACAATGATAGTTTTCCATGGCTCATTCACAGCAGTGCCTGTTCACGCTTCAATGAATAGTAAGAATATTAGTTCAACAGTCCAGTATAGGAATAATTTCGATGAACTAGCAGATCTCATATCACAGTTTGAAAATATTGCTGAGGCTTCAACACTCGTTTTTGTACCTGGAGTGAACGACGCCTGGGGCTCGATGGTTTCCATGGGAGCCGCGCATATCTTACCACAGCAACCTGTGCCATCGCGGTTTACACATAAGCTGAGGAAAGTATGCAGGAAGATAATATTTGCCTCGAATCCAGCGAGAATGGCGTATCTATCGCAAGAAATAGTGATTATTCGAGATGATATTACagaaagattcaagagGCATAGCGTACCGTTCCCCATGGAGATTCTGGCTCAGTCACACGATAAATCAGCAAACCCGGAAGTAACTGCAATCCGGCAGCTAATCAAGGCAGACGATCAGCTACCAATGAAGGTCCGGGAATCTCGAAAATTGGTCAAGACTGTACTAGACCAGGGGCACTTGTCACCGTTTCTAACGTCAATTAGGCCGATAGCGTGGAGCAACGACAATGCACTGACTTTGCATCCTATACCATCAACGCTAATATTCTGCGACACAACAGCCCCACGATTTGATCTAACGTATAATGGCTGCAAGGCATTGAATCCTGGTAAGTTTATGATCGGCAGAAGAGCCAGATATATCGAGTATAACCCCTcaatgaagaaggcttCCATGGAAGAAGTTTTCTTTTAG